A single region of the Brachypodium distachyon strain Bd21 chromosome 3, Brachypodium_distachyon_v3.0, whole genome shotgun sequence genome encodes:
- the LOC100841643 gene encoding uncharacterized protein LOC100841643 — MTAATMGSATPGRGDIAFGALDLEDIARAADADCIGALACGPASFSYHRLPEPRLRLTIRKLDDSYFDVQIARSAAVWELKAAIEAVFIALFYDMDNAITWQHVWSHFCLCFKDEKLTDDRATLRAFGIKDGDELHFSQHLSVDYSPCKRSKSQRSASHRRSRTSVDDFGVRSRTLLDDLIEEDEAEKLTTTRHSTSALEEGFGVYQQYEYMEEGGKKGSFFSNWFSYSRLRGNRRTHSEDAAQSSCEKKANRPKLGKWLSSKKSKAQRK, encoded by the exons ATGACGGCGGCCACCATGGGATCGGCGACCCCCGGCCGCGGCGACATTGCGTTCGGCGCTCTCGACCTCGAGGACATCGCCCGCGCGGCCGACGCGGACTGCATCGGCGCGCTCGCCTGCGGCCCCGCCAGCTTCTCCtaccaccgcctccccgagccgcgcctccgcctcacCATCCGCAAGCTAGACGATTCCTACTTCG ATGTGCAGATCGCGAGATCGGCCGCGGTGTGGGAGCTCAAGGCGGCCATCGAAGCCGTGTTCATCGCTCTCTTTTATGACATGGACAATGCTATCACTTG GCAGCACGTGTGGAGTCATTTCTGCTTATGCTTCAAGGACGAGAAACTAACGGATGACAGGGCAACATTGCGTGCATTTGGTATCAAAGATGGTGATGAG CTTCATTTCTCGCAGCATCTATCTGTGGACTACAGCCCATGCAAGAGATCCAAAAGCCAAAGGTCAGCATCTCACAGAAG GTCAAGGACTTCAGTGGACGATTTCGGTGTCAGATCAAGGACTTTGTTGGACGATCTCATCGAAGAAGACGAGGCTGAGAAACTTACTACTACTAGGCATTCTACGAGTGCTCTAGAAGAAGGTTTTGGTGTTTATCAGCAATATGAGTACATGGAGGAAGGCGGCAAGAAAGGAAGTTTCTTTAGCAATTGGTTCTCCTACTCTAGGTTGAGGGGTAACAGGAGGACACACTCAGAGGATGCCGCCCAATCCTCTTGCGAAAAGAAAGCCAATCGGCCAAAACTGGGGAAATGGCTGTCTTCCAAAAAATCGAAGGCCCAGAGGAAATGA
- the LOC100841950 gene encoding probable ubiquitin-conjugating enzyme E2 23 translates to MDVSNASSNICLLDLVSFGKGLGNRGLIYPDTEPLPVGTFPLLRFDGSIVTKTAREIKVVDRSHLYPGMAVGSTSDLGGQMGVVTGVTTVVDLVKLDGRGELTEVVRGVSPRDLRRVRRLNIGDFVVSGPWLGRVVEASVDVDVLFEQDGSVCRVADAKPETLNILAATHVHYRPMMNVAFHPGQLVIGDPRAVFKASRWLRGCWKPGREVGLVAKVDVSGVLVSWIASKMHGAGFLVQASAPPAAYMQNPDDLTLLCAALDCSWGVADRCYLRAPAASSDHGPAASSPCFAHRRHLQEAPQTHGTCPDEQQDSEPSALAHHVDVVPLRAKTKRLYYLGKQLSCKVFCNGRRHSRRRTRRRETIRRPRSYPEPEPELPMIVASTRTSVDVLWQDGTLQRGTPSASVVECENGHEFFPGQHVIDNSSAPHVDGAESTGRVGVVRSMDYKDQTVRVSWFKAASACPEDVTVSAYDLETGPDRPAYYGDVVVRRLLPSGSTDDGSSRVEPPVSAEDLSWVGRVVDLVDDGHAVRVRWGDGSMSTVLHHEISVVHKQSDAWVAMGDWVEDDGIDAPEEPVATNADNDPPNLADAATEAITAAATRNDAGDNVGGQDSAEEGKKALDTICDDGLFRFAQFDVIKSPPDHHYFDTTNKGGSSGKNWAKRVHKEWQILQNHIPETIYVRAYEDRMDLLRVAIVGASGTPYHDGLFFFDLQLPPSYPAVPPQVYYHSFGLSLNPNLYASGTVCLSLLDTFGGGEDTEVWLPTTSSLLQVVVSIQGLVLTDQPYYNEAGHETLMGTPEGHRKALPYNENAYLLTLRTALQLLRRPPRGFEGFVRDHFRSKGRFMLRACKEYLGACVVATLGSMAERPCSAGLRLALANLVPSLAAAFKEIGAEGCSEFQQL, encoded by the exons ATGGACGTCAGCAACGCATCTTCCAATATTTGCTTGCTGGACCTCGTGAGTTTTGGCAAAGGGCTGGGAAACCGGGGCCTGATTTACCCGGACACCGAACCTCTCCCCGTCGGCACGTTTCCACTCCTCCGATTCGACGGCTCCATTGTGACCAAGACAGCCCGTGAAATCAAGGTCGTGGACAGGAGCCACCTTTACCCTGGCATGGCGGTCGGCTCGACGTCGGACTTGGGCGGCCAAATGGGCGTCGTCACCGGGGTCACCACCGTGGTCGACCTAGTCAAGCTcgacggccgcggcgagcTGACGGAGGTCGTCAGGGGCGTGTCCCCGCGTGATCTGCGGCGTGTCAGGAGGCTAAACATTGGCGACTTTGTGGTGTCCGGGCCATGGCTCGGTCGGGTCGTCGAGGCGTCCGTGGACGTCGACGTGTTGTTCGAACAAGACGGGTCCGTGTGCAGGGTCGCCGACGCGAAGCCCGAGACGCTGAATATACTGGCGGCGACGCATGTCCATTACCGCCCTATGATGAACGTCGCCTTCCACCCTGGCCAGCTCGTGATCGGCGACCCCCGTGCCGTCTTCAAGGCCTCCAGGTGGCTCCGCGGTTGCTGGAAGCCCGGCCGTGAAGTTGGCCTGGTGGCCAAGGTGGACGTTTCGGGCGTTCTCGTCTCCTGGATCGCGTCCAAGATGCACGGCGCCGGCTTCCTCGTCCAGGCATCCGCTCCTCCGGCTGCCTACATGCAGAACCCAGACGACCTGACCTTGTTATGCGCCGCACTGGACTGCAGCTGGGGCGTAGCCGACCGCTGCTACTTGCGTGCTCCAGCTGCTTCTTCGGATCATGGCCCTGCTGCATCATCCCCTTGTTTTGCTCACCGCCGTCACCTGCAGGAGGCGCCGCAAACACACGGCACATGTCCAGACGAGCAACAGGATAGTGAACCATCGGCTCTCGCTCATCATGTGGATGTGGTGCCTCTACGAGCAAAGACGAAGAGGTTGTACTACCTAGGGAAGCAGCTCAGCTGCAAGGTTTTCTGCAATGGACGACGGCACAGCCGTCGACGGACGCGGCGCCGTGAAACCATCAGGAGGCCGAGGTCGTacccggagccggagccggagctgCCCATGATCGTCGCGAGCACCCGTACCTCCGTCGACGTGCTGTGGCAGGACGGCACGCTGCAGCGTGGCACGCCGTCGGCGTCCGTCGTGGAGTGCGAGAACGGGCACGAGTTCTTCCCGGGGCAGCACGTCATCGACAATTCTTCAGCTCCTCATGTGGATGGCGCTGAATCGACGGGACGTGTCGGCGTCGTTAGAAGCATGGATTACAAGGACCAGACCGTGCGTGTCTCATGGTTCAAGGCTGCGTCTGCTTGCCCCGAAGATGTCACCGTGAGCGCGTACGATCTCGAAACCGGCCCTGACCGCCCGGCTTACTATGGAGATGTCGTCGTTCGACGGCTTCTTCCGTCAGGATCAACCGACGACGGAAGTTCACGAGTAGAGCCACCGGTCTCCGCGGAGGACCTTTCATGGGTCGGGCGTGTTGTTGACCTTGTCGACGATGGCCACGCCGTCCGAGTCAGGTGGGGCGACGGTAGCATGTCAACG GTGTTACACCATGAGATCAGTGTGGTCCACAAACAGAGCGACGCCTGGGTCGCAATGGGCGATTGGGTGGAGGACGACGGCATCGATGCACCTGAAGAACCGGTTGCTACCAACGCG GACAATGATCCACCGAACTTAGCCGACGCTGCAACAGAGGCCATCACGGCTGCTGCGACAAGAAATGATGCGGGAGACAATGTTGGCGGCCAAGATTCCGCCGAGGAGGGGAAGAAGGCTCTGGATACTATCTGCGATGACGGGTTGTTCCGTTTCGCACAGTTTGATGTGATAAAGAGCCCTCCGGATCATCATTATTTTGACACCACGAACAAG GGCGGTAGTTCCGGAAAGAATTGGGCCAAGAGAGTGCACAAGGAATGGCAAATATTACAGAACCATATACCAG AAACCATCTATGTGCGGGCGTACGAGGACCGTATGGACCTGCTCCGGGTGGCGATAGTAGGCGCGAGCGGGACGCCGTACCATGAcgggctcttcttctttgacTTGCAATTGCCTCCATCGTACCCAGCCGTTCCACCTCAGGTGTACTACCATTCGTTCGGCCTAAGCCTCAACCCCAACCTATACGCCTCCGGCACAGTGTGCCTAAGCCTGCTTGACACCTttggtggcggcgaggacacCGAGGTCTGGCTGCCGACCACGTCGAGCCTCCTCCAGGTCGTCGTCTCTATCCAGGGTCTAGTCTTAACGGACCAGCCATACTACAACGAGGCCGGGCACGAAACCCTGATGGGCACACCGGAAGGCCACCGCAAggcgttgccctacaacgagAATGCCTACCTGCTCACCCTCCGGACCGCGCTCCAACTGCTGCGCCGGCCGCCCCGAGGCTTTGAGGGGTTCGTCAGGGATCACTTCCGCAGCAAGGGTAGGTTCATGCTGAGGGCGTGCAAGGAGTACTTGGGGGCGTGTGTTGTTGCCACTCTCGGGAGCATGGCGGAGCGTCCGTGCTCTGCAGGGTTAAGGCTTGCACTCGCCAACTTGGTGCCCAGCCTCGCGGCAGCATTCAAGGAGATCGGTGCCGAGGGATGCAGCGAGTTCCAACAACTCTAA